TTCATTCCTGCGTTCCTGAATTCGGTTTTGGGCACGTTGAGCAGTTTCGGGATGGGTCTCGCGTCCGTCCTGTTCATCACGTTCTTTTTCCTGAAAGACAAAATCAGCTTCATTATCGGAATAAAAAAAATACTGCCTGACAATCATGAGGAGAAAATCCTGAATTCTCTCAACAAAATCAACGATTTGCTGAGCCGTTATTTTATCGGGCTGCTGCTGCAGTTGTTCATTGTGTTTGTAATGTACTGGATTGTACTGCTGATTTTTGGCATAGAAAACGGATTTGTGATTGCGTTCCTTTGCGCAGTACTCAATATCATCCCGTATATCGGGCCACTGATCGGATCGGTACTGGCGGCCATCCTGACGATGATCAGTAATTTAGGACTGGATTTTCAGACGGAGATCCTGCCAAAAACCATTTACGTGGTTATCGGTTTTGCCGTCGTACAGTTCATCGATAACAATTTCTCCCAGCCGATTATTTTTTCCAAAAGTACCAATTCGCATCCGCTCGAGATTTTTCTGGCGATCCTGATCGGCGGCTTCCTGTTTGGGGTACTGGGCATGATAGTAGCGGTTCCGGTTTATACCATGCTTAAAGTGATTGGCAAGGAATTTATGCCTGAAAACCAAATTATCAGGCTATTGACTAAAAATATTTAGTGTTGGACCACCCGATATTACGCCCGGAGATCCAGGAGTTCATCGACGCAAAAGTCGGTTCAGATGTCAAAGCTTTGGCGCTGCTTAAAAACCCATTCCCCGACGTGCGATGGATTGACATCCTCGACCAGATTTCGGCAAAAACAAAAGCGCAGGCGAAACTTCCCACATGGTTTAAAACGAGCAATATTATCTATCCTTCGAAGCTTTCAGTTGAGCAAACCTCCTCCGAAAGAACCGCGGAATACAAGGCACGACTGGTTTCGGGCCACAGCCTCATTGATCTTACCGGCGGTTTCGGCGTTGATGATTTTTATTTCTCGAAAAAGGTTGGCACGGTTGTACATTGTGAGATCGACGCCGAACTGTCCGAAATCGTAAAGCACAATCTTTCCACGCTGCAAGTGCAGAACATTGTCTGCCTGCAGGGTGACAGCGCGGGTGTTCTAGCGGCATCGGATCAAAAATACGACTGGATTTACATTGATCCTTCGAGGCGGAATGAGACAAAGGGCAAAGTCTTTATGCTCAAGGACTGCAGTCCGGACGTACCCCGACTATTGGACCTGTATTTCACAAAATCGGACCACATCCTGATTAAGACCGCGCCGTTGCTCGATCTGTCTGCCGGGATGGCAGAATTGCGGCATGTCCGTAAAATCCATATTGTCGCGCTCAATAATGAGGTCCGCGAACTGCTTTGGGAACTTTCCGCGGGTTATAGCGGCGAGATTGAAATAGATACCGTGAACCTCACCAAATCAGACGAGCAGTATTTCAGTTTCAAACCCGACGCAGCATACCATGCAGTCATCGGATTGCCAAAACGATACCTCTACGAGCCCAATAGCGCGATAATGAAATCGGGCGGATTTAATGCCATTGCCGAAAAATTTAAACTGACAAAACTGCATCTGCATTCCCATCTGTACACGGCGGATGAAATCCTGCCATTTC
The nucleotide sequence above comes from Flavobacterium magnum. Encoded proteins:
- a CDS encoding AI-2E family transporter, with the translated sequence MITSGTISNGILKAIATLALVVAAIYFIWQIQTVIYYLIAALILTLIGNPIQLFFRRKLKFSVTMATAATLFIFLLIIVGLIMMFVPLVLSQSENLSVLDTREIEANVSALLSKINHFLISHGIDSKNTINISKITSKLDFNFIPAFLNSVLGTLSSFGMGLASVLFITFFFLKDKISFIIGIKKILPDNHEEKILNSLNKINDLLSRYFIGLLLQLFIVFVMYWIVLLIFGIENGFVIAFLCAVLNIIPYIGPLIGSVLAAILTMISNLGLDFQTEILPKTIYVVIGFAVVQFIDNNFSQPIIFSKSTNSHPLEIFLAILIGGFLFGVLGMIVAVPVYTMLKVIGKEFMPENQIIRLLTKNI
- a CDS encoding THUMP-like domain-containing protein → MDHPILRPEIQEFIDAKVGSDVKALALLKNPFPDVRWIDILDQISAKTKAQAKLPTWFKTSNIIYPSKLSVEQTSSERTAEYKARLVSGHSLIDLTGGFGVDDFYFSKKVGTVVHCEIDAELSEIVKHNLSTLQVQNIVCLQGDSAGVLAASDQKYDWIYIDPSRRNETKGKVFMLKDCSPDVPRLLDLYFTKSDHILIKTAPLLDLSAGMAELRHVRKIHIVALNNEVRELLWELSAGYSGEIEIDTVNLTKSDEQYFSFKPDAAYHAVIGLPKRYLYEPNSAIMKSGGFNAIAEKFKLTKLHLHSHLYTADEILPFPGRVFEVTGVIPYEKQAMRKLIENRQCNISVRNFPETAEVIRKKWKIKDGGETYCVFTTNADNRKIVLICAKITPP